The genomic interval TTACAATTATAAACTTATATGCCTGTCTTGTTCATACGTTTTTGAATCAATTAAGTAATATTTCATTTTTATCAAGAGCAATCCTCATCATAGTAGATGATCTGTGTCAAATAATCTAAACCGGCAGGGGAGGATCTCCTCCCTCAAGCTTCAAAACAGAATATTGCACAACCCCACTCCATCACTATATTTTTTGCTTCATCGCGTGAATAGCTGTTTTAGTAGAATATCTGTTAGTGAATGAATCGTATTATAGGGAATTCCCCGCATGTATACATATAGAAAATATAATCATGACAAAGACCTTGAAGCTGCCAGAAGAATCTGGCATGAGGTCCAATGGCTTGATGATAGTTCTGATGAAAAATTACTGGATGCCTTTCTCAGAGTGGGAAGAGCTTTGGTCGCTGACTTGAATGGGAGTGCTGAATGTCTGGTCACTGCAAATCCAGGAAAAATCCAATATCTGAATGAGGAGTTGTCACTTTCCGTCGTGACCTCAGTTACCACAAGCAGAATAGCCCGCAAACAGGGCTTGGCGAAAAAACTGACCGCCCAACTCATCGCTGAGGAAGCGGAAGCGGGTGCTATCGTATCTACCCTAGGGATATTTGAGCAGGGGTTTTATGATCAATTGGGGTACGGAACTGGCTCATATGAGCATTGGATGAGTTTTGATCCAGCTGATATTACAATTGACAAAAGCATCCGACCACCCCTTCGTCTCACTCGCAATGACTTGAAAATAATTCACCAGGCAATTCAAACCCGAAAAACCCGGCATGGCGGTGTTACGCTTTTCCCTGAGTCCCTCGTTGAAGCGGAGCTGGCATGGATGAAGAAGGGCTTTGGTCTGGGTTATTGCGATGGAATCAAGGGTGAATTGACTCACTTTTTCTGGGGAACCAGTAATGATGAAAATGGTCCTCTCGTCATCAATGTATTGGTATATCAGACAATGGAACAATTCATTGAATTGATGGCTTTGATCAAATCACTGGGAGATCAAATTCGACTTGTCAAAATGCGAGAACCTGCCGGGATACAACTTCAGGATTTAATTCAAAACCCTTTCAGGTCAAGAATTGTGACGGAGAAATCCAAGTTTGAGCATATCAATAGAGCTTCAGCGTACTGGCAGACCAGAATCTGCAACCTGGAAGCCTGTATTGAAGCCACACATCTGAATTCAAGATCCTTGAGCTTTAATCTGGATCTCAGCGACCCTCTGGAAAAACTCATTGATCCAGAAATGACATGGCGAGGATGTGCTGGAGAATACGCGATTCAACTTGGGCCAAGGTCTAAGGTGGCAGCAGGCTTTGATAATGCACTGCCGACTCTGGTGGCGGATATAGGTACATTTACAAGATTATGGCTGGGGGTCAGACCAGCAAGCGGATTGTCAGCGACTGGTAATTTGAGTGGTCCAGAAAAGCTAATTCATGATCTGGACGAAGTGCTATGTCTCCCCAATCCCCATCCAGACTGGGATTATTAAGGGAGCAAAAATCTGTATAAAGCCCAGGGGCGGAACTCATGGTTGCACCTCTCGGGAAAGCAACTATATTTTTGGTACATTTCAGACTTGAAAACAAATGGGAGCGCGTTGATGCAACGAAAGTTTTTACCTCTAAGTATCATCATTTTTGCTGTTCTACTGAACGCTTGTAGTTCACAGAAAGTTGGAGTATTTGATGACTTGAATAAAAACAAAATGGATAAGTCATTTGATAAATACATGGGCACTCCCTACAGGTGGGGTGGTACTGAGCCTGGACGAGGTGTTGATTGTTCGGGATTTACATCTGGGGTGTATAGGGATCAGGGTATCATCATTCCCAGAACATCTCGCAGCCAATATACTGTTGGTGACGAAGTGTCCAGAGATGAACTTCAATATGGCGACCTGATATTCTTTGATACCCTGGGCAAGGGCGTGAGTCATGTCGGTGTCTATACTGAAGGCAATAAAATGATTCATGCCAGCACCTCTGCAGGGGTGACGGAAGTACCGGTAAATACAGACTACTGGATGAAACGCTATATCGGAGCTCGGCGTTTGACCGGTTCTGATTATCGGTCAGGGGAGGTCGGCGGAGAATTCCATTTATTACCGCAGGCATATCCCTTTCGAGTACGGAGACTAATAGATGTTCCTACAGCAGATGTCATTGATAATCGATTTATAGGTCTGGATATCCAGAATGATGCTCAGGGAAATCTCAGAGTGGCAGGTTCAGTTAGTATATGGAATCGATGGGAGTTTGGGGCAGAGCTGCAGGTGAACCAATTTCTTGGCCACGATGTGGATGCTTTTGGATTTGAATTGCCCTTTGTAAGTACCAAGTTTCGTATCTGGGAGCAAAAAGGGAAGATTCTACCATCCCTGGCAGTTGGTGCAGAAAGCAACAGCAGAAATTGGACGGTGACAAAGGATACGAATTCCGTTGAAATTGTGGAACATCGGTGGAGCCCTCCCCGCAATGCCTATGTCGTTGCTTCATATAAATACGCGCGATTTAAAAAATTGCACCTTGGGCGAGGACGACTTAGCGGTGGTCTTGCATTGACCGATTTATATGCCTACCACGAAACTTCTGATTATTATGATGGGAATCAGGACGCCTTTCTCTTTCTGGGGGTTGAGCAACAAATTACCCGACGGCTTATGACCACCATAGAATTTGATCATGTCTTTTTGAAAGATGTGGGGATGACCTGGAATATGGGCTTCCAGTTTGCCTTGAATGATGATTCCAGCATTGCGTATACCTGGAGAAATGTGGGAGCCCGAGAGCGTTCCTTGGAGCGCGCCATGCAGTTTAGTTATATTCTTGAATATTAGACGGGAGTTGATTATGCCTTTTCGCTGGAGACCTGATGGAAAATTTATTAGAAACTTGTCAAACACACGCAGGATCATGCCATTTCTCATGCATGGCAGGACGGAATCAACAGTTTATTATGAGCAACATGTCGAGGTAGAAAAAGCCTGGAAATTTGTAGAGAATTTCCAGAAAGAGACAGGCTTGAAAGCCAGTATTTTACATTTGATTATTTGGAGATCTGCACAGGTTTTGAATGAGCGACCTGGCCTGAACAGGTTTGTTGCAGGTCGTCGTATCTACCAGCGCGATGGCATCTGGATTAGTTTTTCCATGAAAAAAGAAATGAATGATGATGCGCCCCTGGTTGTGGTTAAAAAGAAAATAAATCCAGATTGGACATTTGAAGAGACAGTTCGAGAAATACAGGGTGGCATCAAGAAAGGTCGCGAAGGAGCCAAATCTGTTTCTGATAAGGAAATGGACCTGGTGTTCCTTTTTCCCATGTTTATGGTCAGTTTCTTCACCTGGCTGTTGAGAACCCTTAATCATTTTGGGTGGCTACCTCGCAGTATGATTAAGGCAGACGAGCTCTATAGCAGTGTCTTCATTGCAAATCTTGGCAGCATCGGTCTGCAGCCAGCATATCATCATTTATATGAGTGGGGTAATGCTCCCATTTTCATGGCCTTGGGCACAAACGAGCCCCGTATGGCTCTGGATGAACGAGGTCGACCAGCTGTCAAGGATATGATGACTATTAAATATAGTTTCGATGAGCGAATCAATGATGGATTCTACAGTATAAAGGCTCTTGAATTGTTGAAAAATCTGGTTGAAAACCCCGAGATGGATTTAGAAAAGTCCACCCCGGAAAAAGTCACCGAGGATGAAGCTCTCGGAGTATAGGTCTTTGGATAACAGGTAAATAAGCATGAATATCGGTTTCTTACATCCAGGTGCCATGGGAATATCCCTGGCTGTCTCAGCGCAGGCGACAGGTCACCAGGCCTATTGGGTTCCAAAGGGGCGCAGTGAGGAAACCAGGAAACGGGCTGACGTCCACAATCTATCCCAATCGCAATCTCTTAGTCAAATGTGTGAGGTCTGTGATATTATCATTTCCGTATGCCCTCCCCATGCAGTACTGGATGTTGCTCACCAGATTCTTGAGTGTTCCTTCACGGGTATCTTTGCCGATGTAAATGCCATATCTCCTGAGAAAGCAAAATCCATATATCAATTAATGAGCTCAAGAGATATTGAGTTTGTGGATGGTGGGATCATAGGGGGTCCTGCCTGGGAAGCTGAGAGCACGTGGCTCTACCTTGCAGGTCAGAAAGCCGCTGAAGTGGCGAATTGCTTTCAAGGAGGATTGCTGGAGACCGAGCTCATGGGACCTGAAATTGGCAGAGCATCAGCTATAAAAATGAGCTTTGCTGCATATACAAAAGGATCAACAGCTTTACTTTGCGCCATCATGGCTGCAGCAGATGAAATGGGGATTCGTGAAGAGATGGAAAAACAATGGTCACGTGGTGGATCTGATTTTACTGAACGCACCCACAATCGACTCCGCCGTGTTACGGCCAAGGCCTGGCGCTTCTCCGGGGAAATGGAAGAAATAGCCGCCACCATGCAAGCATCAGGATTGCCGGATGGCTTTCACCTTGCTGCAGCAGAAATCTACCGGCGTATGACCCACTTCAAAAATTCAGAATCATTACCAGATATCAATCAAGTACTTGAGTCGTTAAAATCCTCATGAAATAGGGGTTACTGCTTCTGAAAAGTTCGATCTGCTACCCGTAAAAGAGTATATTTATACATAGTCGATACAAGGGAGCCAAACCATGGACACATATTTCGCACCTGCTGAACAAGCAACGGAGGAAAGGCTTCACCAGGAAGTTGAAATCTTCAATCAAAGTGCTGTTATGGAAGGTCTCATGGAGACGGTGGGAGGACTGTTGGCCGTCTTAAACGAACAGCGGCAAATCATTTCACTCAATGACTCATTCCTAAAAATGCTTGGAATTCAGGATCCAATACATGCTCTTGGCCTGAGACCAGGAAATGCCTTGAATTGCGTCCATGCAAATGAGCCACCCGCAGGTTGCGGAACCACCAAGTATTGTTCAACCTGTGGAGCAGCTAAATCCATAGTGGCAAGCCTGGAGCAAAACAAACCCATTGAAGACACTTGTGCTCTGAAAGCACTGAATCACAATCGTGAAATCGATCTGGTTTTAAAAGTACGATCTCATCCAGTTATGATTCATAATACAAGATTTGTTATGCTTTTTCTTCAGGACATCACCCTGGAACAGCAAAGGGCCGCTCTGGAAAGAACTTTCTTTCATGATATTAATAACATGCTTTCCGGGCTGGTGGGGGCCAGTGAATTATTGGCACGTGATTCCCATAACTCAGCCATGGTAGATATTGTGCGTCGCTCCTCGCTACGACTGCAAAAGGCCGTTGAGATTCAAAGATTTTTGCTGGCGTGTGAAACTGATTCCTACCAATTGGTTCCACAACCCATATCACTTAATCAGCTTGAGGAAGACCTCCACGCTTTGTTTGTGAATCATCCAGTAAAGGAATCCAAACACCTGATTATTTCTCATGATCTGGGTGATCTTCAGATTCAAACTGACGTATCCCTGTTTCAGCGTGTAATGGCCAACATGATTACCAATGCCCTGGAAGCCACGGAGGTGGGCGAAAAGGTAGAAGTCAACTTTTATAAAAAAGCAGACACCATCAACTTCAGTATCCATAATGATCAGGTTATACCAGAAGAAATCAAGCTCAGGATATTCCAGCGCAATTTCAGCACCAAGGCCAATTCCGGTCGTGGAATTGGAACCTTCTCCATGAAATTGTTTGGTGAAAAAATCCTGGGTGGGAAAGTGAATTTCATTTCTGCAGCAGAAACAGGAACCGTTTTCACATTCTCACTTCCACTCAATAATTCTAACCTGGTAAACCAGTATTCATAATTATCAGCCAAACTCAGGTCCAAGAAATCAGGGAAGCCGACTAGGTGGACTTGAAAACCTTCGCCAGATACCAAAGCTTTTGAAAAGTATCTGAGCAAACCTTCCCTCATGTCGAGCAAATAGTGAGCGATCACCGACTCCACCACGTTTTTGCAGTTTTCCAGGCTTTGCTGGTGACCTTTCTCTGGTCCACATCATTTATCATTATCAAATGGGGTCTGGCAGATATTCCACCTATCACTTATGCTGGATTAAGGTACTTCCTGGCTTTTCTGTGTTTTTTGCCCTTTATCTTCAAAAAGAAATACATAGAGGAAATCAGGGGACTCAGTTCCCAACAGCGGAGCAAGTTGCTGCTTCTGGGATTTGTATTTTATACGCTTACTCAGGGCACCCAGTTCTTGGGACTATCCCTTTTACCCGCAGTGAGTGTGAGTCTCATGTTAAATTTTACACCCATAGTTGTAGCCATCATGGGCATATTATTTATCAATGAAACTCCCAGCCAGTTACAGTGGTTTGGAACAGTCATTTTTATAGTCGGAATTATATTTTACTTCTTCCCGATCTCATTTGAAGGGAATCAAGGGCTGGGCTTGATGGTTATGGCTTTTGGGGTGCTAGCGAACTCAGGGGCTGGAATTCTTGGAAGAGAGATTAATCGCCAACGCAATATTAGTCCCGTAGTCATTACCTTTATCAGCATGGGCGTGGGTTCAATCATATTATTGCTTACTGGGTTTTTGTACACTGGGATTCCAACGATTAGCACACAGAACTGGTTTTATCTGATCTGGTTGGCCGTTGTGAACACTGCTTTTGCTTTTACACTATGGAATCATACGCTGCGCTCCATCTCAGCCATGGAATCAAGTATCATCAACGGTACTATGTTGATCCAAATCGCCTTTCTGGCCTGGTTTTTCCTGGATGAAAAAATCACTACACAGGAAGGAATAGGGATGGGAATCGCGGCTTTGGGGGCAACCCTGGTTCAGCTCAAGCCCAGGAAGTCATGACAATGAGGGTATTATGCCGTTGGAGCATGAGTATTGTAGATTGGAGTTCTGGTAACTACATTCATCCACATATTTGCGATTCTGAGAACCTGGCCGTTTTCAATGGTTAACGTTCTTCAATGAGAACAACAATAGGGATGGCTTCATGCAGCATAGTAATTGGCATTGTCCAAAGTGTAAAAACAATGAATATGAAACGGGTCAATTTGCCGCTACGGGTGGTGGGCTTTCCAAAATATTTGATGTCCAGAACAAAAAATTTACAACAGTCACCTGTGTAAATTGCAGGTATACGGAAATTTATAAATCCGAGACAAGCGCTCTTGGTAATATATTGGACTTGTTTACAGGCTAGTCCGACAATTTAAGTTTTAAGTTATACTCCTCAGTTATACTTAAAACTGAGTATTTTAATAAATCTAATTGCTTGAGAGGAATGCATGAGCGTAATAGATATTTTTGCAGCTGCAATCACAATTGTATTGTTTATCATTTTAGCCTATAAAATTTACAATAATACAAAACTGATGCGGGGCACAGCGAAAAAGTCCGGAAGTGGTAAAGCAGACGACATAATGCACGACTTTATGGATCAACCCGTATTGTGGGCCAAGCTATCAAAAGGGATAGCAGCAAGTGGTCCAGATGAGGAACTCAGTATGACACTTATGGTTAATGCAGCCTTCCAGGGATTTGAGGCGCAATGTCAGGAAGCTGATGCGGGAACGCTTGACGAGAATGGGATCCTGGCCCTGGAGGAGGGTGTACATAGAATATGCGCCATGCCGGGAGTGGCAAAATATCTGGATGATCTGAAACCGGACTTCTCCCAAAGGTTGCTGACTATTATTGATCAAACCCCCTGACGACCGCTCTTTTTTCTAGCAATATAGTTTGTGCTAAACCAGTTATAACATACAGATTGATCCTTCCCAAAATTAAAACATTATGAGTATTGATTTAAGCAAAGTATTTGACCTCAATAAAAACATATTTATTGAGGCCTGTGCCGGAGCTGGAAAAACCTGGTTACTCTCCAAGCGCTATTCAACTATCATGGATGATTTCGCCAGGCAGCAACACGAGGGTACAGCACTCCCCAGGAAAGATGCTTCAAATATCCTGGTCATCACCTTTACCCGCAAAGCTGCGGCGGAGATGTCGGCACGTATTTATGAAGACCTGAATACATTGCTTAATGATGAGGCGCTGGACAATGTTACTGATAGTTTTGGCGCATATTTGCGATCTGCCCCCCAGAGCACCAAGATGCATTTGCGCTCTACATTTTCAAAAAATGCCATATCCACCATTGATTCATTTTGCGCTCAAATCTTGCGAGAACAAGCAGAGCGTCTGGATATTGATCCAGAATTCAGAATTGAAGATGAGGCTGACACGCAGCGCATGGAACTGGAAACCTGGGAAAAGTATCTGGGAACATGTAGTCGCAACAAGGACCCAGACTTACAAGTATTGTTAGAGCATCTTTCAGTTTGGCATATCAGTGAATACATCAAGAAATTTCAGTCCCATACTCAGCTCCTGACGAGCTGGCTGGAGCATCAGAGCACAACATCTCCTGAGGATTTACAAGCTGAGTTTAAAAGGAAGCATCCACTCCCAGATGTGGTACAGGAGATAGAGTCAGCACTAATTCAATTGGTGGATAGATTCCCCTCTGCAAAAGAGGTACTGGATACTTCCCATTCACAGTATGTTTCACTCCAAGATCTTCTGGAGTTTTTGAGTAATCCCATTGAAGATGATTATAGATATGGGTTGGAACTGCTTGAGTTCACTCGGCGAATCGCCTTAACCAATGATAGAAAAAATTATCTAAAGAATCCCTCCGTTCCATCAGCAGTCTGGCCTGAAGCATTTAAGGATGAGGTCAGATTGCGCTTGAGAGCTTTTAAAGACAGAGCCGAGCAACTTTTACCCTACGAAACCCTCATGCTTGAGATTCCCAATGTATGGGATATAGAGGCCTGTCTTGTGAATCATCATCTCGCAAAATTCTTTCTGGGGTACCTTGAAGAACTCAACCAACGTCTCCGCCGGGAAGGTATTCTCAGCTTCAATGAGGTTATGCTCAGAACCAGAGAGGTTTTAAAGAACAGGGAAGTAGCTGCTGTATATGGTAAACGGTACCAGCATATTCTCTTTGATGAGTTCCAGGACACCAATGATGTCCGTTGGGATATTGTAAGACTCATTGGAGAAGCTGGCCAGGGGATCCTGCGCAATCAGGGACTCTTCATCGTGGGTGATTCCAAACAGTCCATTTACCGATTCAATCAGGCCGATGTCCAGGTCATGAATCGTGTCAGAAACATAATTGATGCTGGTGGCGGGTGGGTGCTTACTGCCGACGAAACCTATCGCTCTACTCAAAAATATGTGTCATCAGTTGTGAACCCATTAATCGGTTCAGCCTTTCCAGGCGATGAGGACCGCGAGAATATCGAATTATATGAAACTGTGTTTCGCGAGACAAGTGCAGCGAAAAGCACGCTATATGCTGATGAATATACTGATATATCTCGCTGTGAAGTGAATATTGTGCTAGATGATGAAGCTTCCAGAGGATATTCAGTTGACATCATGAAGACAGCGGATCTGACTCTGGAGTGGCTGAAATGGATCAAAGATAATGGATTGGAACCCAGGCGTGGTCCTTCCATAGGAATCCTCCTTAAAGCCTTCACGCCCATCCTCGACTATATCAAAATTTTCACATCAAGGGGAATTGAATTTGAGGTCCTGTCCAGTAAGGGATTATTCAAGCAACAAGAGAGCTTTGACATCTATCATTTGATTAGCGTGCTGGTAAACCCTCTGGATGATCTGGCTCTGGTAGGAATATTACGTAGCCCCTTCTTTGTGATGAAAGATGCAGACATCCAGCGCTTAAAGGATGCGGCGCAAGATAGGAGCAGCTCAGGATGGGTCTGGAATGGGTTGAATCAATTACATCCAGAAATTTGTAACACACTCAGAGAGTGGCAACAGGCCAGTGCCCGCGAACCTCTGGATCGTCTCATTGAAAGAATAGTTTCTGAGGATGAGAGGAGACTGAGTTGGATATCAGAAACTGGGGGTGTTCTGCGATTGGCAAATATCGATCGCATCATTCATACGATGCACCAGCTTTCCCTGGATGGATTGGGCATTCGCGAAATTCATGAGTACATGAAATATCAGATTCAACATGGTGATGCTGGACAGGCAGAATTACCGGGAGCTGCCAGTGTCCAGATTCTAACTATTCACAAAGCCAAAGGGTTGGAATTTCCTGTTGTTCTTCTACCGGGGATGGAGTCACCCTCCCCCAATAACACCAGTGGTATTTTTGTTGGTCGGGATGGCTCTGACTGGCAGGCCGGAATAACTCTGGATTCAAGAAATGCAAGTTACAAAACCTGGATGTACGAGCGTATTAAAGCACAGACTATAGCTGAGGAGGAAGCTGAAGATAAAAGATTATTCTATGTGGCGGTGACCCGCGCAAAGTATGGCGTGGCCTTTATTGCAAAAATTAAACCCGAAACAAAAGCCATGTCCTCCTCGCGCTGGAGCCGGTATCTGCAACCTGTCTTTGACCTGGAATTGGACAAGGATCTTGCCAATAGCGATCCCACGGCCCTAAAAAAGGAGTGGATGCAAAGATCAAATGAGGATGTGATTTATGATCTTACACTGGGCTCAGATATTCTTCATTCGGAAGCTGCCCAACCCATAAAAATGGGTGCTGAGCTTACTCCAGTAGAACCTGTCATGCCAGCTCTGGTCTACCGTGAAATTTCTCCCCACACCATTATGACATGGATGGATCAGCGCCAATACACAGGCTCGGATGAACGCCAAGTCGGTGAAGATCTGGGGCTGGAAACCTCAGCTCTCACTTTTGGCCGATTGCTACACATGGCTATGGAAATGAAATGGTTTATTCCTGAGAACTTTGATGGGGAGATAAAATTATTTCTTGAGGATGAGGGCCTTGTAGAGAAAGAAGCACAGAAGCCCTTTCTCACAGACCTTCGAGAATGCCTGACTATTTACCGAGATAGCGATCTTGCAAAAAGACTGGCTGTTTTGTCAGGCATCAATCGACTACCTGAATTGCCAGTTTTTGGCTACCTGAAAAGCACAACCCATATGTTCAAAGTAACGGGTATCATTGATTTGCTGTATCAATCTGGTGATGAGTGGGTTGTTCTCGATTACAAGACTGATAAAGAATTACCGGACCAGGATAAATTAAAGCAGCACGCATATTGGTATCAAATTCAGACCTACCTCTGGATGCTCAAGTATTTGTATGGAATTGAAGCCCGGGGAGAACTTTACTTCAATCGGTTTGACACACTGATTCCCATCACCTTTGAGGAGGAGCGATACTTTGATGGTCTGGCGAATTATGAACATGGACAAGGCTTAAGGCCAGTATTGCCGGGCGCTCAGGATCTAAACCCGGGTCTGATCGATATTTTAAAACGTCAGGATGCCCTGGCTGAAATACTGCTTATAGAGCCAACTAAAAATAGTGGCGAGTTGTTGGCCCAATCACTGGCAAAAGCGGGACTAAATCATCCCAGATTGCAAATTATGACCCTGGGTGACGTTCGCAAAATGACGGAGCCGGCTGGACGCAGACTGACACCATATCTGACTCGATTGGGGATAGCGCAACTCTCAGGTAAACGTATGCAATGGGGTGTGGTGAACCGCATGGCAGAGGCTTTTTATAAAGCAACTGGTGGTGAATCTGTCGTCGAGGGGAAGCAGGAGCTCTTTAACCAATTTTTGGAGTGGTGTGAAAAACAATCCATACAGACACCTGGACAAAAATCTGATTTAAAGCATTTTGCAGCCTCCAGAAAAATTATTGTTAACTCAATTCACTCAACCTCTCCGTCAGATTACGACTTCCTGAAAAATCTGGCCCATGATCATGATCTCATCTTTTTCGATCCTCTTCAGGGTGGGAAGCCATTATCAGGATTCAACATGTCCATTGTGGATTGGATGTCTCAGGATGAAATGCCCTCCAGGGATATGAATCATAGTTATACACCTTGTTTTTCTATTTATGAAGAAGCGGTTCTGGTGGGAGATCAAATCAGGCAATTAATCGAAAACGATGTTGCACCAGCTGATATCCGCATCGCCGTCTCTTCCATGGAGCGGTATGTCCCCGCTTTAAAACGGGTCTTTGATCAACAGGGCATCTCGGTGCGTCTCAGCAAGCGTGAACCAGTTATGGAACGACCAGTTACCCAATTGGCCTTTGCACTCATACAGGGTCGACTACGGCAACACGTTTCCTGGGAC from Candidatus Neomarinimicrobiota bacterium carries:
- a CDS encoding exodeoxyribonuclease V subunit gamma, encoding MSIDLSKVFDLNKNIFIEACAGAGKTWLLSKRYSTIMDDFARQQHEGTALPRKDASNILVITFTRKAAAEMSARIYEDLNTLLNDEALDNVTDSFGAYLRSAPQSTKMHLRSTFSKNAISTIDSFCAQILREQAERLDIDPEFRIEDEADTQRMELETWEKYLGTCSRNKDPDLQVLLEHLSVWHISEYIKKFQSHTQLLTSWLEHQSTTSPEDLQAEFKRKHPLPDVVQEIESALIQLVDRFPSAKEVLDTSHSQYVSLQDLLEFLSNPIEDDYRYGLELLEFTRRIALTNDRKNYLKNPSVPSAVWPEAFKDEVRLRLRAFKDRAEQLLPYETLMLEIPNVWDIEACLVNHHLAKFFLGYLEELNQRLRREGILSFNEVMLRTREVLKNREVAAVYGKRYQHILFDEFQDTNDVRWDIVRLIGEAGQGILRNQGLFIVGDSKQSIYRFNQADVQVMNRVRNIIDAGGGWVLTADETYRSTQKYVSSVVNPLIGSAFPGDEDRENIELYETVFRETSAAKSTLYADEYTDISRCEVNIVLDDEASRGYSVDIMKTADLTLEWLKWIKDNGLEPRRGPSIGILLKAFTPILDYIKIFTSRGIEFEVLSSKGLFKQQESFDIYHLISVLVNPLDDLALVGILRSPFFVMKDADIQRLKDAAQDRSSSGWVWNGLNQLHPEICNTLREWQQASAREPLDRLIERIVSEDERRLSWISETGGVLRLANIDRIIHTMHQLSLDGLGIREIHEYMKYQIQHGDAGQAELPGAASVQILTIHKAKGLEFPVVLLPGMESPSPNNTSGIFVGRDGSDWQAGITLDSRNASYKTWMYERIKAQTIAEEEAEDKRLFYVAVTRAKYGVAFIAKIKPETKAMSSSRWSRYLQPVFDLELDKDLANSDPTALKKEWMQRSNEDVIYDLTLGSDILHSEAAQPIKMGAELTPVEPVMPALVYREISPHTIMTWMDQRQYTGSDERQVGEDLGLETSALTFGRLLHMAMEMKWFIPENFDGEIKLFLEDEGLVEKEAQKPFLTDLRECLTIYRDSDLAKRLAVLSGINRLPELPVFGYLKSTTHMFKVTGIIDLLYQSGDEWVVLDYKTDKELPDQDKLKQHAYWYQIQTYLWMLKYLYGIEARGELYFNRFDTLIPITFEEERYFDGLANYEHGQGLRPVLPGAQDLNPGLIDILKRQDALAEILLIEPTKNSGELLAQSLAKAGLNHPRLQIMTLGDVRKMTEPAGRRLTPYLTRLGIAQLSGKRMQWGVVNRMAEAFYKATGGESVVEGKQELFNQFLEWCEKQSIQTPGQKSDLKHFAASRKIIVNSIHSTSPSDYDFLKNLAHDHDLIFFDPLQGGKPLSGFNMSIVDWMSQDEMPSRDMNHSYTPCFSIYEEAVLVGDQIRQLIENDVAPADIRIAVSSMERYVPALKRVFDQQGISVRLSKREPVMERPVTQLAFALIQGRLRQHVSWDLAMSVWLHPLVIPSGSEGYARLKLDIEMRKLGVTLVSETLPDLVSHPKLQETAKALVQFLSDTWQTGKSLGLVEAADWLLDVLKNFQFAHRLDAGSVASKSYTSLKNAILGLRNDWERYLSRKGSLGDLNRELRERLRGVEVASSSQGFGIDVISLLDTLNLKSGHLFVMGLTEGQFPLTINTNPYLKPAALNPWFLNLYLFKQWLSFPRGHLHLTAPSRNSDGAALQESTFCQYLEKLDFPNLPPITPDQQYTRLAGKLFNSPTSQRHIRHNQLQQARGQEAWQGKLYEHDIHEFAHISASAFDELIKCPQRYWYSRKLRLETAETNIAEREEIEVGNLVHKVLERFGRGGGFLLAVDNFPAALEKLEKISNALLVEKEVDLDADLLHNKWGELYFKNFEEVEQNLIAAMLKTEIEVLPSFQGMGLHEQAFGDEDDPESWASYEIEGDSIKLSLRGKIDRVLVSDKHVWATDYKTGKVDIKESKELWTSQMLFYYLVLKSQYPEKDVVLTYEQVKGFRDNAFGLKGYIGDVDSDHPVMDTLPPRSRATLAIGGEADWTIDRIKAETLAYAQALADNHFPLTSRDEKLACAYCPFDRICRKTALPR